The window CACCAATAGAAACACTGCAGGAGAAGAGTGAGTTCAGTTTTTCTACACCAAATGGCTCGAGCCATATTCATGCTCAGGTTTatccattaaaattaaattgtGAGAAATTGTCATGTCTGGAATTCCAGTTTATTATGCTCATTGATTAATCTTAATAATCATCAAGCATGCGTGCCCAACAAACCCTGATACAAAGTGCAGAACGGTGCAGGTGTGTTGAGCCGCTCCTCAGGctgatcagttttatttacacagcgccaaatcacagcaacagtcgcctcaaggtgctttatattgtaaggtagaccctacaataatacatacagaggaaaacccaacaatcgtttttttggtgacagtgggaaggaaaaacttccttttaacaggaagaaacctcagggaggggcggggccaccTGCAGCAACCGGTTGGCACTGACAACCCTTTGTTATTCAAAACAGGAGAAGGAACTAATATGGCTCCTACAGATAGTTTTTATTGACATTATTTGTAATTGTCTGAAGTATATTAACCATATGTGTGTTTTGATGCTTCCTCTTCAGTTCCAGTCGCAGATATCAAAGGCTTGCTGACGGGTAAAGACTGTCCTCACATGAAGGAGAACAAAGGCAAACAGAATAAGGTCAGCTGTTTCACCTTCTTGTTAGTACCATGGTGATCACCTCCCGCCGTAGGTGGTGTGGACAGTCAAGGGAGAAATATGGAGACAAACTAAACATGACTTAAGTATAGAAAGGAAATAAGATGCAGGTCCATCGATGGGCACAGAAGCCCGGACCTCCCTTCTTCTAGGGTACCTGGGGTCACGCtgaggcgttcccaggccaggtGAGAGATGTGGTCTCTCCAGCGTGAAGTCCTCACCCAAGCACACTGGGATGTCTCTGATGCTCTCGAGCTTCTATTTAACAATAATTCTTGTTACTGGTAATGATTGATAATAAGTGTGCGGCAGAGTGGACGGGGAGAATGTCTCACTGAGCTTTCTCTGTAGGAGGTCCTCGATCTGGCATTCAGCATCACGTACGACGTAGAGGAGTACAGCCTGAACTTCATCGCCCCGTCCAGAACCGACGTGAGTCTAAACGCTGCTCTACGTTACCTCCTTCAGTTTCTTTGTGATATACAGTGAAGAAACAAAATCTAACCAGCTTCCACTACGTCTTCAGTTCTGCCTGTGGACGGACGGACTGAGCGTGCTCCTCGGCCGGGAGATGAGCAGCGAATCGATGCGGAGTGAGCTGGAGATCCTCCTGTCTATGGAGATTAAGCTCCGCCTCCTAGATCTGGAGAACGTTCCCATACCCGACAACGCTCCGGTCGTTCCCAAACCTCCGAGCAACTTCAACTTCTGCTACGACTTCAGCCAGACGGAACAATGAGCGCGCACGTGTGAATgtgtaaatatgtgtgtgtgaaacgaGACGTTTGTGTGGGCTGAGCTGTGCGTGCACGCGCTTATCATCTTAATCACTGATTTATAACTTTGACGCTTGAGTTTTCTTATGGATATTTTAAACATCCAAGTGAAACGAGGAACAGAAGCAGGAAAAAGGTTGAGACTCCgtcagtgtttgtgtgaatcGCAGTGTGATGCACGTCTGTTCCTCCCTGCACTGAAACCTTCACACAGGTACTGAGGAAAATGTAATTCAATACTTTTTAATATAACCACTCAAGTAATGGTACTTTACACTTGTTTTacaatcattttatatttttgaattATCTAAATGTGTGTGAGGAATACTCGCGTGGaaaggctgtgttttttttttttttttttttaaagagggcATTAACTACAACATCGTGCTTTCTCACAACACGGTACGTCATTTATTCTCCAGCACATCAAAGACATACAGCAGGTGTTCGTAGCTTCATGCACCTGCAGGCACTCGTCTTCATATGGATTTCAGCAGAGATGCATTAAATGATTTTTAATCTTTGTTGCAAACAGGCACATGTCCCTCTGTCACAATCACACGGTACCACATGCATTGGATGACTTTTGGCTTTTTGGATCAAATTTCATTGTAACTTTAAAACTGATGCTTTTTGTCCGTTTTATAATGTGAGCACTCAGTGGCGCCACCTGGAGGAGCTACTGGGGAACTGACagctttcattttcagtcttttctgtAAGGGGATTGATTTCATTTCAGCACAGCTGTCCTCCACACTGACACACTGACCTCTGGGATAATGTCCACGTTGAATCATGTGCTTTGATTTAATtcacatgaataaaaaaatttgatttatacagcaaaaaaaacaaactttggtTTATTTATAAAAGACACCTTTGCACACTTTGGTCTATGATGAGTACTCCCTCTGTCTCAGTGCTACAACAGCGCACACAGTGGGCTGGAGTGGAAATGAAACTTGCTAGTTTTGGCATGATGCTCCCTTTCCAAGAACATCTGACACTGTATCATATTTAAAATCAACTCTGGCAGTTTTTTGAAAAGCAATTAGTGATTAAAACCctgatttgctttgttttaatttaaaagatgAAGTTGGGGAAATGTTTTCACTCCACAGCTCTTTCCTGCTTTAGCAGCATCAAAGTGTCCCATCCTACATCCTGCTTTTAACAACATCACTGAGCAAACAAGCAAAGACTGCCAGCATTAGAAACAATAAAGGAAATGGAGTGTCGCTGGCATCAGTAGTCTACAACAATCTCTATAATCAACAACTCATGTTCTACGTCTGTGACAgcaatatttcatttaaaagcaCCTCAAAGAATTTAAATATAAAGATCTCGTTCTTCAAACAGTAAATACATATGAAATACTGACTACTTTCTTCCTCCTGTGGTGCTCGTGTGTTGCCGTCTTCTCCTTCCTTTGAtgaaatctttaaaaataacatttggTCCAAACTGGTGATTCCTACTCcacacaaaggagcagatattTACTCAAGAGATGACATAATTAGGTCCTGCTGTAaactttaaagtattttttcctctcttgtacaaaatattgacatgtgcaaaaagcTCAGCTGAGAGCAGACTATGGTCAAAGTCCCAGCAGCCTCTCAGGATGTTCACTCAGCCTATCAGAGGCTTAGGCTAAGATCAGCCCCACCTATGAATTTGTAGTGGAGATTCTCCAGGAAGGGCAGCTGTGTCTGGAGGAAGTCCACTGCTGCTGCAGAGATGTTGTTGCACCTGGAGATGTCGAGCGTCCTCAGACG is drawn from Pelmatolapia mariae isolate MD_Pm_ZW linkage group LG7, Pm_UMD_F_2, whole genome shotgun sequence and contains these coding sequences:
- the elmo3 gene encoding engulfment and cell motility protein 3 isoform X2 — encoded protein: MEVMQVVREQITRTLSSKPTSLELFKNKVNALNYSEILKLRQTERLHQEETLAPPVLELKERLKPELLELIRQQRLNRLCQGTMFRKISSRRRQDKLWYCRLSPNHKMLHYGDVEEDTENPPIETLQEKIPVADIKGLLTGKDCPHMKENKGKQNKEVLDLAFSITYDVEEYSLNFIAPSRTDFCLWTDGLSVLLGREMSSESMRSELEILLSMEIKLRLLDLENVPIPDNAPVVPKPPSNFNFCYDFSQTEQ